One genomic segment of Gemmatimonadota bacterium includes these proteins:
- a CDS encoding tetratricopeptide repeat protein, translated as MSDETLPALQAEYARLASALATAPSAEQRALIKADIVTLFRRAETLIAELATFKESIRELVDRFKTLPGEAAASVRHDHIGASSYIERGWSALAAADWTAAAAALREAIARDATSTTARALLAWALVRTGEVDAAVALCRPMLEADPANGLARVAVGVALLQRDQLDEAAVHLSHVTSGASADPRAVLYAHYWLGVVALRREDFGAAVESLRRAVTLGPNLGEGWAELGIALWHAGAPADAREAWRVGAGIRHSPHQTRCRDLETVTAAGGTPPRWSPS; from the coding sequence ATGAGCGACGAGACCCTGCCGGCACTGCAGGCAGAATACGCGCGACTCGCGTCGGCACTGGCGACCGCACCCTCGGCCGAACAGCGCGCACTGATCAAGGCCGACATCGTCACCCTGTTCCGGCGCGCCGAGACGTTGATCGCGGAGCTTGCCACGTTCAAGGAGTCGATCCGCGAGTTGGTCGATCGCTTCAAGACGTTGCCCGGTGAGGCGGCCGCGTCGGTGCGCCATGACCATATCGGCGCGTCGAGCTACATCGAACGTGGCTGGAGTGCGTTGGCCGCAGCGGATTGGACGGCGGCCGCGGCCGCACTCCGCGAGGCGATTGCGCGGGACGCCACCAGTACGACGGCGCGGGCGCTCTTGGCGTGGGCGCTGGTGCGCACCGGCGAGGTCGATGCGGCGGTCGCGCTCTGCCGGCCGATGCTCGAGGCCGACCCGGCGAACGGGCTCGCCCGGGTCGCGGTCGGCGTGGCCCTGCTGCAGCGCGATCAGCTCGACGAGGCCGCCGTCCACCTGAGCCACGTCACCTCGGGCGCGAGTGCCGATCCTCGCGCGGTCCTCTATGCCCACTACTGGTTGGGCGTGGTCGCGCTGCGTCGCGAGGACTTCGGCGCCGCCGTGGAGTCGCTCCGCCGCGCCGTGACCCTGGGGCCGAACCTCGGGGAGGGGTGGGCCGAGCTCGGGATCGCCCTCTGGCATGCCGGCGCGCCGGCGGACGCGCGCGAGGCGTGGCGAGTCGGGGCCGGCATCCGGCACTCGCCGCACCAGACGCGGTGTCGCGATCTGGAGACCGTCACGGCTGCCGGAGGGACGCCGCCACGCTGGTCCCCGTCCTGA
- the rsmH gene encoding 16S rRNA (cytosine(1402)-N(4))-methyltransferase RsmH, which translates to MTDALHVPVLLAPILARAEGATRVVDGTLGHGGHAAAFLAAGAEVLGIDRDPDAIATARARLGDERMHYVNAPYASPEAVAAVRAFHPDFLLLDLGVSSRQLDDERRGFTFRPGAPLDMRMGPDVPTAAEWLASVDEAELKQVLRDYGDEPKAGRMAAEIVRRRETSDLVTSDDLVNAIRASLGPRSGPGDFARIFQAVRIAVNEELTGLEEVLPLFREAVGPGGTLAVISYHSGEDRLVKGAFRLWSAGCTCPPGLPQCICGQVPLGRSVPRKAVIADDAETRANSRARSARLRFFRNSDASDQSPTRAG; encoded by the coding sequence ATGACCGACGCCCTGCACGTTCCCGTTCTCCTCGCTCCGATCCTCGCCCGCGCCGAGGGCGCGACGCGTGTCGTGGACGGGACGCTCGGGCACGGGGGGCATGCGGCCGCCTTCCTCGCTGCCGGTGCGGAGGTGCTCGGCATCGACCGTGACCCCGACGCCATCGCCACGGCACGGGCCCGACTGGGCGACGAGCGGATGCACTACGTCAATGCCCCCTACGCCTCCCCCGAGGCCGTGGCTGCGGTGCGTGCCTTCCACCCCGACTTCCTCCTCCTCGACCTCGGCGTGTCTTCTCGGCAGCTCGATGATGAGCGCCGCGGCTTCACCTTCCGCCCTGGCGCCCCGCTGGACATGCGGATGGGGCCGGACGTCCCGACCGCCGCCGAGTGGCTCGCCTCGGTCGACGAGGCGGAGCTCAAGCAGGTGCTGCGCGACTACGGCGACGAGCCGAAGGCGGGGCGGATGGCGGCCGAGATCGTCCGTCGGCGGGAGACGAGCGACTTGGTCACCAGCGACGACCTGGTCAATGCCATCCGGGCCTCCCTGGGCCCCCGGAGCGGGCCTGGGGACTTCGCCCGGATCTTCCAGGCGGTCCGGATCGCCGTGAACGAGGAGCTGACCGGACTGGAGGAGGTGCTCCCCCTTTTTCGGGAGGCGGTCGGACCGGGTGGGACCCTTGCGGTGATCAGTTATCATTCGGGCGAGGACCGGTTGGTGAAGGGGGCGTTCCGGTTGTGGAGCGCCGGCTGCACCTGTCCACCGGGCCTTCCCCAGTGCATTTGCGGGCAAGTGCCCCTTGGACGCTCGGTGCCGCGGAAGGCAGTGATTGCCGACGACGCGGAGACTCGTGCCAACTCACGCGCCCGGAGTGCCCGGCTCCGCTTCTTCCGGAACAGCGATGCCAGCGACCAATCGCCAACGCGTGCAGGTTAG